The Geminocystis sp. NIES-3708 genomic sequence CATAGGGTCATGATGACTGTCAGAATAATAATTTGATTGTTATACATAATATTTTCTTTTTATTAACTGCTATTCTTTTTTATCATAATCAAAATATCATAAATAAATATAGATAGTTTAAGAATTGTTAATGATTATAGTTAATAATCCTATAAAAAAAGATTGATTAATATAATGAAATCATAAAATTATGACTAAATTTAAGTATCAAAGAAAAATTTTTTTTGCTGACACTGACGCCGCAGGTGTGGTATATTTTGCGAACTTGTTATCTATTTGTCATGAAGCCTATGAAGAATTTTTAACTAATTTTTATATTAATTTACAAGATTTTTTTAGCAGTAATATAATTGCTATTCCTATTATTCACGCTGAAATAGACTTTTTTAAACCTATTTTTTGTGGTGATTTAATTATCATCAATCTTAACATAAAATTAATTAATAATAAAGTTTTTGAAATCAGCTATAAAATTTATAAAGATGATATTTTAATTGCTACTGCTTTAACTCGACATATTTGCATAAATCCACAAACTAGAAAAACTCAAGAAATTCCAGTTATTATCAAAGATAATTTGTCAATTTAATTAAAAATTAACCTTTTATTAAAAATTTTTTGTTTATACTGAAATGGTTAAAACTAAAAAAAATATCATTAAATATGTTTGAAAAGATTTTAATTCCGAATCCCTGTTCTGAAAAACCTTCTTCTATCCGTCCCCGTAAAGGAGTTATTATTGGTTTAGGGCAAGTTGGCTTAGCCTGTGCCTATTCTCTCCTGATACAAAATTGTTTTGATGAATTAGTTTTACAGGATATAGATGCAGATAAGCTAGAAGGAGAAGTAATGGATTTGTCTCATGGCATTTCATTTCTACCGCCAACAGATTTAAAATCAGGTACTGTTGCAGATGTAGGACAAAATGCCGATATAGTAATTATTACCGCCGGTGTTGCTCAAAGACAAGGAGAAAGTCGTTTAAGTTTGTTAGAACGCAATTTTGCTATATATAAAGATATTCTAAAAGATGTAGTTAAATATTGTCCTGATTCTA encodes the following:
- a CDS encoding thioesterase family protein; this translates as MTKFKYQRKIFFADTDAAGVVYFANLLSICHEAYEEFLTNFYINLQDFFSSNIIAIPIIHAEIDFFKPIFCGDLIIINLNIKLINNKVFEISYKIYKDDILIATALTRHICINPQTRKTQEIPVIIKDNLSI